The following are from one region of the Mustela lutreola isolate mMusLut2 chromosome 7, mMusLut2.pri, whole genome shotgun sequence genome:
- the RNASE10 gene encoding inactive ribonuclease-like protein 10, with product MKLTLVQIFFMMLLLLLGLGLGLGLGLQMAAAVLQESDQTLSELWSSDSEDKTKANQGEGSQTTETLLVSNKGVVQPGWSEDTVLGEDEVRGSKMLRAEPLLPSHKDYLRSDLMTRECNSLMSHKLKEHNRTCISQYTFIHEDLDTVKAVCNSPPVACELKGGKCHRSSRPFDLTLCRLSKPGQVPPHCNYLTVIFEKYIIISCNDSKFQITSGQ from the coding sequence ATGAAGCTGACTCTGGTGCAGATCTTCTTTATGATGTTGCTGCTCCTGCTGGGCCTGGGActtggcctggggctggggctgcagaTGGCTGCAGCAGTCCTACAGGAGAGCGATCAGACCCTGAGCGAGCTATGGTCCAGTGACTCCGAGGACAAGACCAAGGCCAATCAAGGAGAGGGCAGCCAAACTACAGAAACCTTGCTGGTTAGCAACAAAGGAGTGGTGCAACCGGGCTGGTCTGAAGACACCGTCCTTGGGGAAGACGAAGTTCGGGGAAGCAAGATGCTCAGAGCTGAGCCTCTCCTTCCCAGCCACAAAGACTATCTTAGGTCTGACTTGATGACCAGGGAGTGTAACAGCCTGATGTCACACAAGCTGAAAGAACACAACCGCACGTGCATAAGCCAGTACACGTTCATCCACGAGGATCTGGATACAGTCAAGGCTGTCTGTAACAGTCCTCCAGTTGCCTGTGAGCTCAAGGGGGGCAAATGCCACAGAAGCTCCCGTCCTTTCGATTTGACGCTCTGCAGGCTGTCCAAACCAGGCCAGGTCCCTCCTCACTGCAATTACCTCACTGtcatttttgaaaagtatattATTATATCCTGTAATGACTCGAAGTTCCAGATAACGTCTGGACAATGA